TTTGAGAAAATTCTAGGTTACGAAGATGCCTTTGAGGAATATGATGACCCTGATACGGAAGACCACAACAAGAAGACCAATGTCAAAATAGACTTGATTACCCAATACCACACCAAATCCAATATAAAAAGACCTTTCCACGAAATGGTCAAGCAAAATTTTCCGAATCATACCGCTTATCTGACCAGCGGTTTCCATCGATTCGATACTCCTCCGCCCAAAGCCTGATTTGTTTTACACACTAACCGATTCCTACCGCTATATAGTGGTGGGATGAATACATAATGCTTAAAAAACAAATCAAAAATGAAAATAAAAACAGTAATACTGCCAATACTGGTATTGGCATCTTCCACCTATTCCATTGCACAGATCACCAAATCCGAAAAGGATAGCCTATATATCCAACATGTGGAAGACCATAAAGAACCCCATAAGGTTTTGCACGCAGAGCCCCTATACATTGACCTGATACGTGATTTGGGTGCCCGAAAAGGAGAAAAAGAGTGGAATATAGGCCTGGGGTTGACCGATAACTTAAAATTTGATTCCTATGAGGCCTTAATAGAATACGAATGGGCTCCCATAGACCGGTTGGGTCTGGAAATTGAATTGCCCTTTACTTTATATTCAGCCGTAAATGGAACGGCGAGGGATTCAGTTCCTTCAAATCAATTGAACAGCATTAAAATGGCCATACAATGGTCATTCTTTGTAAGCGAACCCATGGCTACCTCAATGGCCCTTGGATATATCAATGAATTTGAGTTGTCGGATTTTAGGAACTTTGGCAGGCCTTTCATTAAAGGAAATGTCTACAATCCATTTTTGGTAATCGCCAAACGTTGGGGAACTAATTTTCATTCATTGCTCTACACCGGACCAATGATCGAACAGGACTTTAGCACTTCCAAATTTCACATGGCCTATGATGCCAATACCAGTTTTCATTATATGATTTCAGGTACCAGAAACTTTATTGGTGTGGAATTCAACAAGACGTTTGCCAGCGGTGATTTTGACATGACCTTACGACCGCAAATGCGTTTGGGCATTGCCGATAACCTACTGCTAGGGATAGTGGGCGGCATCCCGGTAAGTAGGGAAAATCAAAGATTGAGTTCCTTTATACGCCTCATATGGGAACCTGGGCATAAAAAGCACTAGCGAACAGGATTTCCAATACCATATAAGCATAGTGGGCGGTTTCCATCCCACTATGCTTTTACCCATTCATAATCCTGTCTTTGGGTACAACAACCAATCGATTTTATGCAAAGGGAATTTTCCACAACCACAGGTGGCAATTCATGGACCAAACGGTCATAACTATGACAATTCCCTATGTCTTGTCCGTAGAAGGGTTACCTTTAGGGTACTATTTAAATCCACCATGACGGAAAAGGAGAAAATGCTCAAAGGGGAGCGTTATAATTCAAGGGATGCGGAATTGTTGGGTATGTACCATAGGGCCCGAAAACTTTTAAACGCATACAACGCACTGGATTCGGAACTAACTGCGGAACGTGAACGGATATTACATGACTTATTGGGTGGCAAGGGAAAAGGAGTTTGGATCGAAACCCCATTTTACTGCGATTATGGCGAAAACATCACTATTGGGGAAAATACCTTTATCAACACCAATTGCATTTTTTTGGACGACAATACCATTTCCATAGGGAAAAATGGATTGATTGCCCCCTACGTACAGATCTATACGGCCACGCATCCGTTAAGGGCATCGGAAAGAATCGTTGAGGAAGGCCATGGGAACAGTTACGTAACATCAACCAAACCTGTGGTCATTGGCGACAATGTTTGGATTGGGGGAAATTCCGTGATTTTTCCCGGGGTAACCATTGGAAACAACGTTACCATTGGTGCGGGCAGCGTGGTCACCAAAAGTCTTCCGGACAATGTCCTGGCCTACGGAAATCCCTGTAAAAAAATTAAGGACCTATAAGGGCATAAAATCTGCTCATATTTCGCTAGCCTATTACGTGGGTTCGGCACAGGTTTTGATATTCTTTGGGAAACGATTAAAATGGTAAGAAGTCTCTTTCTGGCTATTCTACTGCTTGTTTCGGTAACCACGACCGCACAGACCAAAAAGACAAAAAAAATGTTGGAAAGCATCGAAGGCGAATGGTCCTTGGATGATTCCGGCAATATTACGTATCAACGAATACTGGAACTATCCCATCTTTCCAAAGACGAAATTTACCACAGGGCACTTAGCTATTTTTTATACGGACATGAAGGGGAACCCCTGGACATAACACAAGACAAGGAATTGGGAAGAATAGTGGTCAAAGGAATCTACGAAGATGTCCACATTGGCAGTTTTTTTCTCAATTCCACACACATCCATTGCTGGCATATTGTTCGGATCGATGTAAAGGAAGGGAGAACCCGAATTTTGTTGACCCTAACGGCTTACGATAAAGAGGAAATTGATATTGCGGATGGCGAATTACCCCTGGTCACCTCAACCAAAATAAATCGTGAATTTCCCATAAACCCAGCAGGGTTGAACAAGACGATGATGGGCAAGGCTTTTTACAAGGCCCATGGCAGGGCTATGTT
The sequence above is a segment of the Muricauda sp. SCSIO 64092 genome. Coding sequences within it:
- a CDS encoding HAEPLYID family protein, whose translation is MKIKTVILPILVLASSTYSIAQITKSEKDSLYIQHVEDHKEPHKVLHAEPLYIDLIRDLGARKGEKEWNIGLGLTDNLKFDSYEALIEYEWAPIDRLGLEIELPFTLYSAVNGTARDSVPSNQLNSIKMAIQWSFFVSEPMATSMALGYINEFELSDFRNFGRPFIKGNVYNPFLVIAKRWGTNFHSLLYTGPMIEQDFSTSKFHMAYDANTSFHYMISGTRNFIGVEFNKTFASGDFDMTLRPQMRLGIADNLLLGIVGGIPVSRENQRLSSFIRLIWEPGHKKH
- a CDS encoding DUF4468 domain-containing protein; the encoded protein is MVRSLFLAILLLVSVTTTAQTKKTKKMLESIEGEWSLDDSGNITYQRILELSHLSKDEIYHRALSYFLYGHEGEPLDITQDKELGRIVVKGIYEDVHIGSFFLNSTHIHCWHIVRIDVKEGRTRILLTLTAYDKEEIDIADGELPLVTSTKINREFPINPAGLNKTMMGKAFYKAHGRAMLTFDNLSRAIREGNTSPNLENNDW
- a CDS encoding sugar O-acetyltransferase produces the protein MTEKEKMLKGERYNSRDAELLGMYHRARKLLNAYNALDSELTAERERILHDLLGGKGKGVWIETPFYCDYGENITIGENTFINTNCIFLDDNTISIGKNGLIAPYVQIYTATHPLRASERIVEEGHGNSYVTSTKPVVIGDNVWIGGNSVIFPGVTIGNNVTIGAGSVVTKSLPDNVLAYGNPCKKIKDL